TTCCGGTCAGGTGGTTGACGCTTCGTTCCCGCCTGGCCAAGGATGCTCGGCATGGACGCCATCGACCACGCCATCGTGCGGCTGCTGGAGCGGCACGGCCGGCTCAGCCAGGAGCAGCTGGCCAGGCGGGTGCGGCTGTCGCGGCCGGCGGTCCACCAGCGGCTCAAGCGGCTGGAGGCGGCCGGGGTGCTGCAGGGCTACCGGGCGGTGCTGGACTGGGCGGCGGTGGGGCTGCCCCTGACCGCGTTCGTGTGGGTGCGGACGGGCGGGGCCAGCTGCGCCGGGGTCGGGCCGGCCCTGCTGGAGCTGGGCGGCGACGACGGCTTCGTCGAGGAGTGCCACCGGGTCACCGGCGACTGGTGCCTGCTCCTCAAGGTCCGGGCGGCCAGCCCGCTGGCCCTGCAGGAGCTGATCGACCGCGCCCGGGCCGTGACCGGCGTCCAGGCCACCATGACCACCCTCGCCCTGTCCTCGCTGCACGGCACCACGGAGGCGACCCCATGATCGAGCCGATCGACATCCCCGACGCGACCCGGGAGCCGGCCGCCTATGTCCGGGCGCTGGTCCGGACCCTTGGCGAGCGCGAGCCGCTGGAGGTGCTGCGGGGCACGCCGGCGACGGCCCGGGAGCTGTGCGCGGGGCTCGACGAGGGCGGCTGGCGGACCCCGATGGCCGAGGGCGAGTGGACGCCCCTGCAGGTGGTCGGGCACCTGCTGGACGTCGACATCGTCTACGGCTTCCGCTGGCGGCTGATCCTGACCGAGGACCGGCCCTCCTATCCGGGGTACGACGAGAAGGCGTGGTCGCTGCTCCCCCGTCCCGACCCCGGGCGGCTGCTGGACGCCCTTGAGGGGCTGCGGGCGGCCAACCTGGCCATGCTGGAGGGGGTGGACGACGCCGGCCGCGAACGCCTCGGCGTCCACGGCGAGCAGGGCGAGGAGCGCTTCGACCTGGCCCTGGCCAAGGTCGCCGGCCACGACCTGGCCCACCTCAACCAGCTCGCCCGCACGGTCGCGGCCGTCGGCTAGGTCCGGGGCTCGCCCAGCCGCTGGCCTTCCTCGGGGCGGCGGCCGTGGTGATCGCTGAACCGGCGGGACCCCTGAACCGACAGGACCGTCAGAACGCCCGGGACGAGTCCAGGAGGATGGTGACCGGGCCGTCGCCGGCCGACTCGACCCGCATCCCGGCGCCGAAGCGGCCGCTGGCGACGGGGACGCCCTCGCCGGCGAGGGCCTTGGCCACGGCCTCGACCAGGGGGGCGGCCCGCTCCGGGGGGGCGGCGGCGACGTAGGAGGGGCGGCGGCCCTTGCGGGCGTCGCCGTAGAGGGTGAACTGGCTGACCACCAGGGCGCCCCCGCCGACCTCGCGCAGGGAGCGGTTCATCTTGCCCTGGTCGTCGTCGAACACCCGCAGGGCGGCCACCTTGGCGGC
The sequence above is drawn from the Actinomycetota bacterium genome and encodes:
- a CDS encoding Lrp/AsnC family transcriptional regulator produces the protein MDAIDHAIVRLLERHGRLSQEQLARRVRLSRPAVHQRLKRLEAAGVLQGYRAVLDWAAVGLPLTAFVWVRTGGASCAGVGPALLELGGDDGFVEECHRVTGDWCLLLKVRAASPLALQELIDRARAVTGVQATMTTLALSSLHGTTEATP
- a CDS encoding DinB family protein, whose amino-acid sequence is MIEPIDIPDATREPAAYVRALVRTLGEREPLEVLRGTPATARELCAGLDEGGWRTPMAEGEWTPLQVVGHLLDVDIVYGFRWRLILTEDRPSYPGYDEKAWSLLPRPDPGRLLDALEGLRAANLAMLEGVDDAGRERLGVHGEQGEERFDLALAKVAGHDLAHLNQLARTVAAVG
- the dtd gene encoding D-aminoacyl-tRNA deacylase — its product is MRAVVSRVAWARVVADGELTGEIGPGLLVLVGITHGDTEADAAWLAAKVAALRVFDDDQGKMNRSLREVGGGALVVSQFTLYGDARKGRRPSYVAAAPPERAAPLVEAVAKALAGEGVPVASGRFGAGMRVESAGDGPVTILLDSSRAF